Proteins from a genomic interval of Medicago truncatula cultivar Jemalong A17 chromosome 3, MtrunA17r5.0-ANR, whole genome shotgun sequence:
- the LOC120579405 gene encoding uncharacterized protein yields the protein MIFRSTVCGMDNEKLSNELDKASKEDSETKGKPKYDKFNAGAEITKDFKFSIGMEFTSRHQFKDVVREHDVLNGRKIKFAKIEKRRVKAVCKFNQKCGYKVNVRIVRSKETFRVTSLCPMHTCGMVLNFKSSRSKWVAKVLVKHNIKQEPKKRVNTLSNVKPNEAAKRKTKRRRDACYKKTEELEQQQPEVLVDGEPLNHNQEVSADDDMLAKNTFVEPISAMYHVPSAADPNPPVPSYEKKRKKKVTRKLDL from the exons ATGATATTCAGAAGCACAGTGTGTGGAATGGATAACGAGAAGTTATCAAATGAATTGGACAAAGCATCTAAGGAAGATTCTGAAACGAAGGGTAAGCCAAAATATGATAAGTTCAATGCAGGAGCTGAAATCACCAAAGACTTCAAATTCAGTATTGGAATGGAGTTTACTTCTCGACACCAGTTTAAGGACGTTGTTCGAGAGCACGATGTATTAAATggcagaaaaataaaatttgccaAGATTGAGAAAAGGAGGGTTAAAGCTGTTTGTAAGTTCAACCAAAAATGTGGATACAAAGTTAATGTGAGAATAGTGAGAAGCAAGGAAACATTTAGGGTGACGTCACTATGCCCGATGCATACTTGTGGAATGGTGTTAAATTTCAAGAGTTCCAGGTCTAAGTGGGTTGCGAAAGTCTTGGTTAAACACAATATCAAACAAGAACCTAAAAAGAGG GTAAACACTCTAAGCAATGTTAAACCAAATGAAGCagcaaagagaaaaacaaaaagaagacgCGATGCATGTTATAAGAAGACAGAAGAATTAGAGCAACAACAACCAGAAGTGCTTGTTGATGGAGAGCCTCTCAACCATAATCAAGAAGTATCTGCCGATGACGATATGTTGGCGAAAAACACATTTGTGGAGCCAATTTCTGCTATGTACCATGTACCAAGTGCTGCTGACCCTAACCCGCCTGTACCATCTTAT gaaaagaaaagaaagaaaaaggttaCAAGAAAATTGGATTTATAG